A stretch of DNA from Acidobacteriota bacterium:
AAAGACTGTAAAAACGCCATATTGGCTTATGGGAAACTTCAGCAGCTTGAGCCGGAAAATCTCAAGTTAAGAGAAGAGATAGCCGGTCTTCTTGTGGAGATGGGTGATAGAAAAAGAGCGGCGGAAGAGTTTCTGGGCATCGCTTCGGCTTCGGAGAGTAGCGGGAACATGGAAGAAGCCCTCAAGTTTTTCAGGAGGGTCGTATCCCTCGATTCCTCGTGCCTTGCAGAGGTCGGGAAGTTCATTCAGAGGGTATTCTCCAGGGGGATGAAACAGGAAGCTATTCTATTTGCGGAGGACCTTTACCTCAGCATGCCTGCATCGGGAGAGAATGCGGCTCTCCTTGCCTCTCTCTTTATGGAATTGAAGAATTATTCGGATGCAAGGAAAATCCTGAACAAGGCTCTGGAAGGAAATCCATCCTCTTCATATCTAATAAAGATGGCTCTGGGAAAGCTACTTCAGTTTGAAGGAGAGATAGATAAGAGCTTTGAGTATTACAATCAGGCTGCGGATGACCTAATCCATGAAGGGAAGTATCAAGAGGCTTCCCGTGCCATGGGCGAGTTTCTCAAAGACGCACCGGAGAATATCAGAGGGCTAGAGAAGCAGCTGGAGGTCACAAAGCTTACCAATAACAAGGAAGAGATGGCTCATTGCTACAGGAGCCTCGAAAAAGCCTATCAAAAACAGGGAATGTCTGACCAGGCATCGTGGGCGAGAGCGGAGATTGAGAAAATGCCGCACGTCATTCCTGTCTTCAGGGAAGCTGGTCGGGAGTTGATATCGGAAAAGACTTTGAAAGGGGAGGAACTTGTCGGTCCGCTCAAGAAGGAAGAATACATCGACGAGCAGATGGCAATCGCTAATGCCTATCGAAAACACGGGATGAAAGAGAAGTCCGTGAATTACATGGACAGGCTTTCCGAAAAATACCCGGAAGAGGAAGAGGTCCTGGAGGAACTTATCCACACGCTTTGCGATGCAGGGGAAAAAGAAAAAGCTTCGAAAAGGGCGGTTGAACTAGCCGCGCTATACGAGAGAGGCGGGAAGACGGCTAAAGCCATCGCCATCCTGGGTAAAGCTTTTGGTCTGTCCACTGATCGAAAGGCCATTTTAGAAAGGATAGAAACACTGGGCGGAGGAAAGGTCATCGATATATTCCAGCAGCGGGGAGGAATTGCAGAAGAGGTTCAAATGGCGCCCGCAACAGACGATGAAATAGAGATCAAGATCGAGGAAGAGGCGGAAGAAGCCGAAAGAATCACAACAATTGATGAGACCCTGAAGGTTTTCAAGGAAAAAGTAAAGCAGGATGTTGGCGAGGATGATTTCAAAACCCATTACGATCTGGCGGTTGCCTACAAGGAGATGGAGTTATACGATGAGGCCATCAACGAATTTTTGCACGCCCGTCAGGATGAAGGATATTTTGTTGATGGAAGCCT
This window harbors:
- a CDS encoding tetratricopeptide repeat protein gives rise to the protein MTKEERDKLIKSAEKHLKRGNVEEIRTLYHKLSGSTPLDTSTINYLGDLCARFNKIDESILFFRKVAEEYERKGFDPQAAAMWKKIIKLKPSDAEPYFRLAELYQGKKLTIEAKRNYLSAAKGYMDKKDCKNAILAYGKLQQLEPENLKLREEIAGLLVEMGDRKRAAEEFLGIASASESSGNMEEALKFFRRVVSLDSSCLAEVGKFIQRVFSRGMKQEAILFAEDLYLSMPASGENAALLASLFMELKNYSDARKILNKALEGNPSSSYLIKMALGKLLQFEGEIDKSFEYYNQAADDLIHEGKYQEASRAMGEFLKDAPENIRGLEKQLEVTKLTNNKEEMAHCYRSLEKAYQKQGMSDQASWARAEIEKMPHVIPVFREAGRELISEKTLKGEELVGPLKKEEYIDEQMAIANAYRKHGMKEKSVNYMDRLSEKYPEEEEVLEELIHTLCDAGEKEKASKRAVELAALYERGGKTAKAIAILGKAFGLSTDRKAILERIETLGGGKVIDIFQQRGGIAEEVQMAPATDDEIEIKIEEEAEEAERITTIDETLKVFKEKVKQDVGEDDFKTHYDLAVAYKEMELYDEAINEFLHARQDEGYFVDGSLMISLCQMSKGEMDQARKTLEESIMQVANTKKTLWLKYELAGLYEKEGKLKQAYDLFQEILDADPTFKDAEARADKLSEMMKESSS